From the Kogia breviceps isolate mKogBre1 chromosome 15, mKogBre1 haplotype 1, whole genome shotgun sequence genome, one window contains:
- the CABP1 gene encoding calcium-binding protein 1 isoform X2, with product MGNCVKSPLRKLSRKIRQEETSYTVVQTSEEGLAASGELPGPLLMLAQNCTVMHNLLGPACIFLRKGFAENRQPDRSLRPEEIEELREAFREFDKDKDGYINCRDLGNCMRTMGYMPTEMELIELSQQINMNLGGHVDFDDFVDLMGPKLLAETADMIGVKELRDAFREFDTNGDGEISTSELREAMRKLLGHQVGHRDIEEIIRDVDLNGDGRVDFEEFVRMMSR from the exons ATACGCCAGGAGGAGACCAGCTATACGGTGGTGCAGACGAGTGAGGAGGGGCTGGCGGCCAGCGGCGAGCTCCCCGGACCGCTCCTGATGCTGGCCCAGAACTGCACCGTCATGCACAACCTGCTGGGCCCAGCTTGCATTTTCCTGCGTAAGGGCTTCGCGGAGAACAGGCAGCCT GACAGATCACTGCGGCCAGAGGAGATTGAAG AGCTCCGGGAGGCCTTCAGAGAGTTTGACAAAGACAAGGACGGCTACATCAACTGCCGGGACCTGGGCAACTGCATGCGCACCATGGGCTACATGCCCACCGAGATGGAGCTCATCGAGCTGTCTCAGCAGATCAACATGAACC tgggtggcCATGTGGATTTTGATGACTTTGTGGACCTAATGGGACCTAAACTCCTGGCAGAGACGGCAGATATGATTGGAGTAAAGGAACTGCGAGATGCCTTCCGAGAG TTTGACACCAATGGTGATGGGGAGATAAGTACCAGTGAGTTACGAGAGGCCATGCGGAAACTCCTGGGTCATCAGGTGGGACACCGAGACATAGAGGAAATTATCCGAGATGTGGACCTCAATGGGGATGGACGAGTGGACTTTGAAG AGTTTGTCCGGATGATGTCCCGCTGA
- the CABP1 gene encoding calcium-binding protein 1 isoform X3, translated as MGNCVKSPLRKLSRKDRSLRPEEIEELREAFREFDKDKDGYINCRDLGNCMRTMGYMPTEMELIELSQQINMNLGGHVDFDDFVDLMGPKLLAETADMIGVKELRDAFREFDTNGDGEISTSELREAMRKLLGHQVGHRDIEEIIRDVDLNGDGRVDFEEFVRMMSR; from the exons GACAGATCACTGCGGCCAGAGGAGATTGAAG AGCTCCGGGAGGCCTTCAGAGAGTTTGACAAAGACAAGGACGGCTACATCAACTGCCGGGACCTGGGCAACTGCATGCGCACCATGGGCTACATGCCCACCGAGATGGAGCTCATCGAGCTGTCTCAGCAGATCAACATGAACC tgggtggcCATGTGGATTTTGATGACTTTGTGGACCTAATGGGACCTAAACTCCTGGCAGAGACGGCAGATATGATTGGAGTAAAGGAACTGCGAGATGCCTTCCGAGAG TTTGACACCAATGGTGATGGGGAGATAAGTACCAGTGAGTTACGAGAGGCCATGCGGAAACTCCTGGGTCATCAGGTGGGACACCGAGACATAGAGGAAATTATCCGAGATGTGGACCTCAATGGGGATGGACGAGTGGACTTTGAAG AGTTTGTCCGGATGATGTCCCGCTGA